Part of the Caulifigura coniformis genome, GACCGTCCTGAACTCTTCGTGCGGCGAACTTTCCAGCCCCTCCCGCAACGCGGTCCAGCATTGATTTCGCCTGCCTGATGCGGGATCGTACCGTCAACTTCGGCTGCGTCGCTGGGCATGAGAGACGCGGGTCCAATCCGTCACGTTTGTCCTTATCCAGGCAGATCATGCTCACCTTGCGACGTCTCGCGCCTGCGGCCGCGCTCTTTGCTGGCTTCACGTCGACCGCATTTGCTCAGACTTCCACGTCGCCCGCGCCCGCTCAGGTGGCCGACGAAACCGTCGAATCCATCGACCCGATCGAACTGCAGAAGTCGGAAGCGGATGCCGCCTACCGGCAGCAGCAGTACGCCCGGGCCATCGAACTCACGACGGCCGTCCTCGCGAAAAAGCCGGAAGACCACGTCGCGCTCTACCTGCGGGCCAGTGCGCGGGTCGAGTTCGGTGTGCAGGCCCGCAACGCCCAGCTGATTCGCGACGGCATCAAGGACGCCCGCGACGCCATCAGCTTCGAAAAGCAGGGGAAGTCCGACTACTACCTCCCTTATCTCTACGGAATGACCAGCCTCACGATCACGGAGGCGATCCCGAAACACGCCGAGATGGCCGTCGGAATTGCCGACCAGCTCCTCGCCGACTCCCGCTACACCACCCAGGAACGGGCGAACCTCTACTACCAGCGCGGACTGGCGAACATCCAGGCCCGCAGGCCCGACGACGCGCGGGACGATTTCAAACAGGCAATCAAGCGGAAGTCCGACCACCTCGCCGCCCACGTCGCCCTTTGTAACCTGGTCAATGAAACGAAAGGACGCGACGAAGCGCTCGTCGCCTACAACCAGGCCGTTGCTTCGGTTCCGAACAGCGCCCTCCTGCTGAACAACCGTGGAATGCACTTCCATTCCATGGGACGCGAGAAAGAGGCGATCAACGACCTCAACGCCGCTTTGAAGAAGGACCCGCGTTTCATGACCGCCCTGGTCAACCGCGGGTTCATTCACATGCACGCCGGCCGTGCCGACGAGGCCGAGGCCGATCTCACGGCCGCCATTGAAATGGCCCCGAACTCCCCGCTCCCCTATACGATGCGTGGAAACGCCCGCGTCAGCCTGGGGCGCGCAGCCGATGCGATCGCCGACTACCGCAAGGTGGCCGAGATGAATCCCGAAAGCGGCATCGCCGCCGCCGATGTCGGCTTCGCGCTGTTCTTCACCGGCGACTTCGCCGGAGCCCTGACGCAGTTCGACCAGGCGCTTCAGAAAGATGCCACCATCCCGTTCCTCTCCCCCTGGCGCGTCGCCGCTGCAAAGCGGATCGGCCGGGACCTGTCCAACGATCCCGCAGTCAGGAAATCGATCGAAGCCGATGAGTCGATGCGCTCCTGGTTCGACCTCCTCACCCTCCACCAGCTCGGAAAAATCGACGACGTGATGCTGCTGGCCGCGGCCAACCCCGCCGATGCGGCCGCACTCAAGGCCCAGCAGTGCGAAGCCTACTACTTCATCGGCATCGAAATGCTCCGCCGCAAGCAGATGGATGACGCCAAGGCGTCCTTCGTCCAGGCCGTCGAAACCGAGGCGGAACGCCTCTCGGCCTATCGCGGGGCGCGGATGGCGCTTCGCGAGATCGACTCGACGAACTGAACCCTTCAGCCTCGTTCGACTTCCATCCCCGACGAGCAATCCCGGTCCCGGGCAGGCCGGGATTCACTTTTGATGCAATAATTCGGGCGTTTCACGAACGCCGCCATTTTGAGAAAGACCCTGGTTCCATCGATGTCTCTGCAGCTCGCCGAAATCCGTTCCGCCGTTGAAGCCCTGCGCGATCCGGAGCTCAATCGCACGTTCGCGGAACTGAAGTACGTGAGGACGACCGAGGAAACCGCAGGCGGCGTGCGAATCGAGATCGTCCTGCCGACTCCTGCCTACCCGCAGAAAGAGCGGATCTCCACGCTGGTGAAGGAAGCTGCCTCAAGGGCGG contains:
- a CDS encoding tetratricopeptide repeat protein, coding for MLTLRRLAPAAALFAGFTSTAFAQTSTSPAPAQVADETVESIDPIELQKSEADAAYRQQQYARAIELTTAVLAKKPEDHVALYLRASARVEFGVQARNAQLIRDGIKDARDAISFEKQGKSDYYLPYLYGMTSLTITEAIPKHAEMAVGIADQLLADSRYTTQERANLYYQRGLANIQARRPDDARDDFKQAIKRKSDHLAAHVALCNLVNETKGRDEALVAYNQAVASVPNSALLLNNRGMHFHSMGREKEAINDLNAALKKDPRFMTALVNRGFIHMHAGRADEAEADLTAAIEMAPNSPLPYTMRGNARVSLGRAADAIADYRKVAEMNPESGIAAADVGFALFFTGDFAGALTQFDQALQKDATIPFLSPWRVAAAKRIGRDLSNDPAVRKSIEADESMRSWFDLLTLHQLGKIDDVMLLAAANPADAAALKAQQCEAYYFIGIEMLRRKQMDDAKASFVQAVETEAERLSAYRGARMALREIDSTN